TAAAGCCAAAACTTTTATAGTTTCAGCACGTGAAACAAAACCACGAAAACCTGGAATAGACAAACAGCCTTCATCAAGGCCTATTTTTCCACTTTTTTTTAGTATTTCTGGATTTATTAGTACTAAACGCTGATCTCTATTTTCCGAGACATCAATCACAATTATCCTCTGATGAATATCAACTTGGGTAGCTGCTAGGCCTATACCATCTTCAGCATACATAGTTTCAAACATATCATCCACTATGCGTTGGATAGTATCATTAATTTCAGCAACTGGTTTTGCTATTTTTCGCAGCCGCTCGTCAGGGTAATGTAATACCTGCAGTAATGCCATAATATCTGAATCTATGTTTTAAACTTACTCATCGATTAGCGTCTAATAAGACGCTATACATAGAATTATATTATACAAAAAAATAAATAGCAAAAATAAATATTTGAAATTTTTTAAATAAAATTATTATTTTTTTAACTTGATATTTTTAAAAACAGCTATACAATATATTACTTATTTTTGTCCCTTTCGTCTAGTGGCCTAGGACACTGCCCTTTCACGGCGGCAACAGGGGTTCGAACCCCCTAGGGGACATTTTTGCTATTTATTTTTCTCTAGAGACA
The secondary endosymbiont of Trabutina mannipara genome window above contains:
- the def gene encoding peptide deformylase, whose amino-acid sequence is MALLQVLHYPDERLRKIAKPVAEINDTIQRIVDDMFETMYAEDGIGLAATQVDIHQRIIVIDVSENRDQRLVLINPEILKKSGKIGLDEGCLSIPGFRGFVSRAETIKVLALDRTGKFFKFEADAILAICIQHEIDHLVGRLFIDYLSPKTSAL